The DNA region GCCTCGCGGCGCGCGAGGGCGCCGACGTCGCGGTGCTCGACGACGGCTTCCAGCACCGCGCGCTGCGCCGCGCGCTCGACGTCGTGCTGCTCGACGCGGCCTGGTCGCCGCGCGCCCGCGCCGCCTCCCCCGCCGACCTGCTGCGCGAGGGGCCGCGCGCGCTGCGCCGCGCCGGCGCGATCCTGCTCGCGGACGCGCCGGAGGAACTCGGCGCGGGACACGACGGCCCGCTGCGCGCGGACGAGGTTCCGGCGCCGATCGCCGCGCTCTTCGCCGGCGCCGCGGCGCCGCCGCTCTTCTTCGCCGCGCGCCGCCGACCGACGACGCTGACCCTCGAAGGAGTCTCGGCCGACGACGGACCGGCGACGAACGCGCCGGGCTCGAAGCCGGCGCTCGTCCCCGGCGAAGCGGTCCCCGCGACCGTCCTCGAGGGGAAGCTGATCCTCGCCGTCAGCGGCGTCGCGCGCCCCGAGCGGTTCGCCGCCTCGCTGCGCGCGCTCGGCGCGATCGTCGCCGCGCACGTCGTCGTGCCGGACCACCACGCCTACGACGCCGCCGACGCGGCGACGATCCGCCGCCGCGCCGAGGAGACGAGCGCGGCGCTGGTCGTGACCACGGCCAAGGACGCCGTCCGCTGGCCGGCCGGCGCGCCCGCCCCGGCGGTGCTGCGCGAGGAGTTCCTCGTCCGCGGCGGCGA from bacterium includes:
- the lpxK gene encoding tetraacyldisaccharide 4'-kinase, translated to MTSAPLPLLAALARLHQWGAAARGAFAAKRAESSPIPVVSIGNLCFGGAGKTPAAAWMIDQLAARGRRPALLSRGYGGTRAAEPLLVARSGEILVPASASGDEPQLIARATKAHVVVVARRRIEAARLAAREGADVAVLDDGFQHRALRRALDVVLLDAAWSPRARAASPADLLREGPRALRRAGAILLADAPEELGAGHDGPLRADEVPAPIAALFAGAAAPPLFFAARRRPTTLTLEGVSADDGPATNAPGSKPALVPGEAVPATVLEGKLILAVSGVARPERFAASLRALGAIVAAHVVVPDHHAYDAADAATIRRRAEETSAALVVTTAKDAVRWPAGAPAPAVLREEFLVRGG